Proteins from one Hydrogenivirga caldilitoris genomic window:
- a CDS encoding dienelactone hydrolase family protein: MKLLVFLLSVFFSVSWADEFIENMIKKLDERGDKAWWWDERWWNDGYIEPPKNYQVEVNWVTVKNGEVEIPVMVARPREKGKFPGVLFLHGRRGLDELFQLHAKRLAARGFIVVAPDLYTGRFIEKFPIEHDPVVEEDANKVLDYALSREDIEPKKVCVYGLTRGGFYSLRLLVAKNRQVRDIACWVGYYPHLQDPNRPEPMQVYRYHEDIEKVTVPVMFFVGSEEQYQRLRPALMAIDYLKSHGREAYIVVYPGVGRGFDFRDGNRRRFADDLASKDAIVRAAKFMEKNLKVKESP, encoded by the coding sequence ATGAAACTGTTGGTTTTTCTTTTATCGGTATTCTTCTCCGTATCCTGGGCTGATGAGTTCATAGAAAACATGATAAAGAAGCTTGATGAAAGGGGGGACAAAGCCTGGTGGTGGGATGAGAGGTGGTGGAACGATGGATACATAGAGCCTCCTAAGAATTATCAGGTTGAGGTTAACTGGGTTACCGTAAAGAACGGAGAGGTTGAGATTCCCGTGATGGTAGCCAGACCCAGAGAGAAAGGTAAGTTTCCGGGCGTTCTCTTCCTTCATGGAAGAAGGGGTTTAGATGAGTTATTCCAGCTCCACGCCAAAAGACTGGCGGCGAGAGGCTTCATTGTTGTAGCACCAGACCTTTACACGGGAAGGTTTATAGAGAAGTTTCCAATTGAGCACGACCCAGTGGTTGAAGAGGACGCCAACAAGGTGCTGGACTATGCCCTATCAAGGGAAGATATAGAGCCTAAAAAGGTCTGCGTTTACGGGCTTACAAGGGGAGGTTTTTACTCCCTCAGGCTTCTCGTGGCAAAGAACAGGCAGGTTAGGGACATAGCTTGCTGGGTTGGATACTATCCTCACCTGCAGGACCCAAACAGACCAGAACCCATGCAGGTTTACAGGTATCACGAAGATATAGAGAAGGTTACAGTTCCCGTAATGTTCTTCGTTGGAAGCGAGGAGCAGTATCAGCGGCTTAGACCAGCTCTTATGGCGATTGACTACCTGAAGAGCCATGGGAGAGAGGCATATATAGTCGTTTACCCAGGAGTTGGAAGGGGCTTTGACTTCAGGGATGGGAACAGAAGAAGGTTTGCCGATGACCTTGCCTCAAAGGACGCTATAGTGAGAGCGGCAAAGTTCATGGAAAAAAACCTTAAAGTTAAAGAAAGTCCTTGA
- a CDS encoding cold-shock protein, whose product MGLTGTVKWFSKDKGYGFITRDDNEGDVFVHFTAIQREGFKTLEQGQRVEFEIEEDAKGPRAKNVVILNGQ is encoded by the coding sequence ATGGGTCTCACAGGCACAGTTAAGTGGTTTAGCAAGGACAAAGGATACGGGTTTATCACCCGTGACGACAACGAGGGCGATGTTTTCGTCCACTTCACAGCCATCCAGAGAGAAGGCTTCAAGACCCTTGAGCAGGGTCAAAGAGTGGAGTTTGAGATTGAAGAAGACGCAAAGGGTCCAAGAGCCAAGAACGTCGTAATCTTAAACGGTCAGTAA
- a CDS encoding DUF58 domain-containing protein, whose translation MKVKVKRSGAIFIGITVFLGVAAANTGNNLLYILVSSMLALMLTSGISSIINLKNIEVRLIPPPEIYAHRRASFRVIARKSSVIPSFLIRVSSGIDETLFPIVDRRERETHLGFLFEKRGRVDRVRLTLSSDFPLGMFVRSMDISLDVPIVVFPAPIVTSLRILSSGSSMEGHSPYPFLTKGYEELKSIREYAGEPIKLIHWKLSAKKDELLVREMLDEEKEPVVLTLDMVEGDIETRLSKLAYLTIELIRLGYPVGLKLGDKEVPPERGNLQKLHILRELALY comes from the coding sequence ATGAAGGTTAAGGTAAAGAGGTCCGGGGCTATATTCATAGGGATAACTGTGTTTTTAGGAGTTGCTGCAGCAAACACGGGCAATAACCTTCTTTACATACTTGTCTCATCAATGCTTGCCCTTATGCTCACATCTGGTATTAGCTCAATAATAAACCTTAAAAACATAGAAGTCCGCCTCATCCCACCACCAGAAATTTATGCCCACAGGAGAGCATCCTTCAGGGTTATCGCTAGAAAGAGCAGTGTTATTCCTTCCTTTTTGATAAGGGTCTCCTCCGGAATAGACGAGACACTGTTCCCGATTGTAGACAGAAGGGAAAGGGAGACACATTTAGGTTTTCTATTTGAAAAGCGGGGAAGAGTTGATAGGGTTAGGCTCACCCTCAGCTCCGATTTCCCACTCGGTATGTTTGTAAGGTCTATGGATATATCCCTGGACGTTCCGATTGTGGTCTTTCCTGCTCCTATCGTAACTTCCCTTCGCATATTGAGCTCAGGTTCGTCAATGGAGGGACACTCTCCCTATCCTTTTCTTACCAAAGGCTATGAAGAACTCAAGAGCATAAGGGAGTATGCGGGCGAACCTATAAAGCTCATTCACTGGAAGTTGAGTGCTAAGAAGGATGAACTGCTGGTTAGAGAGATGCTTGACGAGGAGAAAGAACCTGTTGTGCTTACCCTTGATATGGTTGAGGGAGACATAGAAACAAGGTTATCAAAACTCGCTTACCTTACAATTGAGCTAATCAGACTGGGTTATCCGGTGGGTTTGAAATTAGGTGATAAAGAAGTTCCCCCGGAGAGGGGGAACCTCCAAAAACTTCACATACTTAGAGAGCTTGCTCTTTACTGA
- a CDS encoding ABC transporter permease yields MNAGVKFSLTLIILLFLSALLADFIAPYPYDLQNRKSPYHPPTRVHIVKEGRLTLPYVNLYELQDPLFKVYRENESISCRLRFLSKTEFGFKLVSVEKPCKLYLLGGDKLGRDVFSRLLYGARYSLGVGIIGTLVTFFIGAIVGGISGYFGGRIDSLTMRLVEILMSIPTFYLLLSLRAVFPLELSSGQIFLMIVFILSLLGWAGLARVVRGMVLSIREREFVLAAKTYGAGTFRILRKHILPNTYYYLIVSATLSIPAYILGEAALSLLGLGIQEPEPSWGNMLSEVRNTNILSSFPWMLSPGMAIFLTILAFNILGDNLIKKR; encoded by the coding sequence ATGAACGCAGGGGTCAAATTCTCTCTTACACTTATCATTTTGCTCTTCCTGTCTGCCCTGCTTGCGGACTTTATAGCTCCATATCCTTACGACCTTCAGAATAGGAAGTCTCCTTACCATCCTCCTACAAGGGTACATATCGTGAAGGAAGGAAGGCTCACCTTACCTTACGTTAATCTCTATGAGCTGCAGGACCCATTGTTTAAAGTGTACAGGGAGAATGAAAGTATATCCTGTAGGCTGAGGTTCTTATCAAAGACGGAGTTCGGTTTTAAGCTCGTAAGCGTTGAAAAGCCCTGTAAGCTCTACCTGCTTGGAGGTGATAAGCTGGGTAGGGACGTATTCTCAAGACTCCTTTACGGAGCGAGGTACTCTCTCGGTGTGGGGATAATAGGTACATTGGTGACCTTCTTCATAGGCGCAATCGTGGGAGGAATCTCTGGATACTTCGGGGGAAGGATAGACTCCCTTACGATGAGACTTGTTGAAATTCTCATGTCCATACCGACCTTCTACCTACTTCTCTCCCTGAGAGCTGTATTCCCATTGGAACTTTCCAGTGGACAGATATTTCTGATGATCGTTTTCATTCTGTCTCTCCTGGGTTGGGCTGGACTTGCAAGGGTTGTAAGGGGTATGGTCCTATCCATAAGAGAGAGGGAGTTTGTATTAGCAGCTAAAACTTACGGTGCTGGAACTTTCCGAATACTCAGAAAACATATCCTTCCAAACACCTATTACTACCTCATTGTATCTGCTACCCTTTCTATACCTGCTTACATACTCGGCGAAGCTGCTTTGAGTCTTCTGGGTCTGGGCATACAGGAACCAGAACCAAGCTGGGGAAACATGCTCTCAGAGGTCAGGAATACGAACATACTCTCCTCTTTCCCCTGGATGCTTTCTCCAGGCATGGCTATATTCTTAACGATACTTGCCTTCAATATACTGGGAGACAATTTGATAAAGAAGAGATGA
- a CDS encoding DEAD/DEAH box helicase: protein MKHYLVLESSEFSIDPPGGMLLYKTPAGKPIREELVEGRTLDERVPFKFLNPIQTLFFKKYRKGNALVTAPTSAGKSLIAFAFMKGKKGKKVYTAPTKSLVYEKALELKGLFGERVDVRTGDIIELYKTSRSEVVVATYENLALALRNKLQWVMEAGSIVIDEVHHLMGSRGWVLEEIITHLLERGVELLGLSATLPGSVSLAKWIKAELFIESFWRPVPLERKVIPLTEFREFVKVKEQDERLAAKLLTALYELKKPDEQVILFVHKKNVGWKVLELANREKIGVMNETVPFDKEEREEVELAFHNADIPKEEREEIERAFRKGELPVLVATHTLAYGVNLPADTVMIGVRAFYDRREGKIKVFPSQLDILQMEGRAGRLGIKEKGYSYLLPYGAKPHTLEEELRKSLEGEFTPYMKKQVEEGELSEELEKVLSLFVLIGFLYEGKKFRNFLKRTFSLKEYSRDPMIDDIYEWLEERGYIENNRLSDKALFCIRSGMSPINYEEFLRRKLLRLDKLTVVRPLLFVKRFDGLYEFVKRGESFPEDEFYIRSKLAPCGGECFADNTDQFLFYIEGLTFKYRNIQNPPGEFSYLGTDALHLLRILLDIRSFGDLDWSNEEILRIAHSVKYGLTEEYSSLGGIKGIGHIRANLLKRLIREEALQPPPIGGKTKDFIENLNAVEGGLERRLADILERDRYHGDVRRVEIEVKQVIKRLEGNREGVLIDDRILRTFGLFSLGPEALSMKKESLLSRVLG from the coding sequence ATGAAACACTACCTTGTCCTTGAGAGCTCCGAGTTCAGCATAGACCCTCCGGGTGGAATGCTACTTTACAAAACCCCTGCGGGCAAACCCATAAGGGAGGAGCTTGTGGAGGGGAGAACCCTTGATGAAAGGGTCCCCTTCAAGTTTCTTAACCCTATCCAGACACTCTTCTTCAAAAAATACAGAAAAGGCAACGCCCTTGTGACAGCTCCCACCTCGGCAGGAAAGAGCCTGATAGCCTTTGCCTTTATGAAGGGAAAAAAGGGGAAGAAGGTCTATACGGCTCCTACAAAATCCCTTGTATATGAGAAAGCCCTTGAGCTCAAAGGTTTGTTCGGTGAAAGGGTTGATGTCAGAACGGGGGACATAATTGAACTCTATAAAACGAGCCGCTCGGAAGTCGTTGTAGCAACCTACGAGAACTTAGCCCTTGCTTTGAGGAACAAGCTCCAGTGGGTTATGGAGGCTGGGAGCATAGTTATAGATGAGGTTCACCACCTCATGGGTTCACGGGGTTGGGTTCTTGAGGAGATAATCACTCACCTTCTGGAGAGGGGAGTTGAACTCCTTGGACTCTCTGCAACTCTCCCCGGGAGTGTGAGCCTTGCTAAGTGGATAAAGGCTGAGCTTTTCATAGAATCCTTCTGGAGGCCTGTGCCCCTTGAAAGAAAGGTCATACCTCTAACCGAGTTCAGGGAATTTGTAAAGGTAAAGGAGCAGGATGAGAGGCTCGCAGCTAAGCTTCTGACTGCCCTCTACGAACTAAAGAAGCCAGACGAGCAGGTTATACTCTTCGTCCACAAGAAGAACGTTGGTTGGAAGGTTCTTGAACTTGCCAACAGGGAGAAGATAGGGGTTATGAACGAGACCGTCCCCTTTGACAAGGAGGAGCGTGAAGAGGTGGAGCTTGCCTTTCACAACGCTGACATACCCAAGGAGGAGAGGGAGGAGATAGAGAGAGCCTTCAGGAAAGGGGAACTCCCTGTGCTGGTGGCTACCCACACCTTAGCCTACGGGGTAAACCTTCCTGCCGACACCGTTATGATAGGTGTGAGAGCCTTCTATGACAGAAGGGAAGGGAAGATAAAGGTATTTCCGAGTCAGCTTGATATACTCCAGATGGAAGGCAGAGCGGGAAGGCTTGGAATAAAGGAAAAGGGATACTCCTACCTCCTCCCTTACGGGGCAAAACCCCACACCCTTGAGGAAGAGTTACGGAAAAGCCTTGAGGGCGAATTCACCCCCTACATGAAGAAACAGGTTGAGGAAGGCGAGCTCAGTGAGGAACTTGAGAAGGTTTTGAGTTTATTTGTTCTCATAGGCTTTCTGTATGAGGGGAAGAAGTTTAGAAACTTCCTAAAGAGAACCTTCTCCCTGAAAGAGTATTCAAGAGACCCCATGATAGATGATATTTATGAGTGGCTTGAGGAAAGGGGGTACATAGAGAACAACAGGTTATCAGACAAAGCGCTCTTCTGTATAAGGTCAGGTATGTCCCCGATAAACTACGAAGAGTTCCTGAGGAGGAAACTTCTGAGGCTTGATAAGCTTACAGTTGTCAGACCTTTGCTCTTCGTGAAGCGTTTTGATGGTTTGTACGAGTTCGTCAAGAGGGGAGAGAGTTTCCCCGAAGATGAGTTTTACATAAGGAGTAAGCTTGCACCCTGCGGTGGTGAGTGCTTTGCGGACAACACGGACCAGTTTCTCTTCTACATAGAAGGGCTGACCTTTAAGTACAGGAATATTCAGAACCCACCCGGTGAGTTCTCCTATCTTGGGACGGATGCCTTGCACCTCCTGAGAATTCTCCTTGATATAAGGAGCTTTGGGGACTTGGATTGGTCAAACGAAGAGATACTCCGGATAGCCCACTCGGTGAAGTACGGACTCACGGAAGAGTACAGCTCCTTAGGAGGTATAAAGGGGATAGGGCATATAAGGGCTAACCTTTTGAAGAGGCTCATACGGGAAGAGGCTTTACAGCCACCGCCCATAGGTGGAAAGACAAAGGATTTCATTGAGAATTTAAATGCCGTTGAGGGAGGACTTGAGAGAAGGCTCGCTGATATACTTGAAAGAGACCGGTACCATGGAGACGTGAGGAGAGTGGAGATAGAGGTGAAGCAGGTTATCAAAAGGCTTGAGGGGAACAGGGAAGGAGTCCTTATAGATGACCGCATACTCAGAACCTTTGGGCTTTTCTCCTTAGGTCCGGAGGCTCTTTCTATGAAAAAAGAGAGCTTGCTGAGCAGGGTACTTGGGTAA
- a CDS encoding type IV pilin protein: MRKGFTLIEILVVFAILGIIVSIAIPAYTRYVTKAYRGTVISDVKNAVLAVEAFLSDYKTVPTNFSCPASGFGPSVCSLTDGTNTMQNVVSVSKNVQLSYEKLASCAGTGGEVYKIHGVHALLPNWGFCFDACLGEYFETDGSGCP; the protein is encoded by the coding sequence GTGAGGAAAGGTTTTACTCTTATAGAAATACTTGTTGTCTTTGCCATATTAGGGATAATCGTCAGCATAGCTATACCCGCATATACAAGGTACGTTACCAAAGCCTACAGAGGAACGGTCATATCCGATGTTAAAAATGCAGTTCTTGCCGTTGAGGCTTTTCTATCCGATTATAAAACGGTTCCTACGAACTTCTCCTGTCCGGCTTCTGGATTCGGTCCCTCAGTATGCAGTTTGACCGACGGAACAAATACCATGCAGAACGTAGTTTCTGTTTCTAAAAATGTCCAATTGTCCTATGAAAAGTTAGCGAGCTGTGCTGGGACTGGGGGAGAGGTTTATAAAATACACGGTGTTCATGCATTGCTCCCCAACTGGGGTTTCTGTTTTGACGCGTGCCTTGGTGAGTATTTTGAAACTGATGGTAGCGGTTGCCCGTAA
- a CDS encoding ABC transporter ATP-binding protein: MEILKLENIHKSFNKREVLKGISLSLHRGEIFGFIGPNGAGKSTTMKIIMGFIKPSSGKVFIFGKENTDSNLKREVGFLPEHPYFYTNVTGKEFLKFVRLVSGVEPKEFWNRVDIYGKKLEISWALDKKLSEYSKGMLQRFGILQTVVCEPELIILDEPMSGLDPIGRRIVMDLILELKANGKTVFFSTHILPDVQRVCDRVGVIVGGRLTDIVEGKDIENIEELFLERVKEAGLKEVL; the protein is encoded by the coding sequence ATGGAAATTCTGAAGCTTGAAAACATACATAAATCCTTTAACAAGCGTGAGGTCCTGAAAGGGATAAGCCTATCCCTTCACCGTGGTGAGATCTTTGGCTTCATAGGTCCAAACGGCGCCGGAAAATCAACCACCATGAAGATAATAATGGGTTTCATAAAGCCCTCTTCCGGAAAAGTTTTTATCTTTGGAAAGGAAAACACCGACTCTAACCTGAAGAGAGAGGTTGGCTTCCTTCCTGAGCATCCTTACTTTTACACAAACGTTACAGGAAAGGAGTTTCTTAAATTTGTTCGGTTGGTTTCAGGGGTTGAGCCCAAGGAGTTCTGGAACAGGGTTGACATTTATGGGAAAAAGTTGGAGATAAGCTGGGCTCTTGATAAGAAGCTGTCAGAATACTCAAAAGGTATGCTCCAGAGGTTTGGAATACTTCAGACTGTTGTATGTGAACCCGAACTGATAATACTTGACGAACCCATGTCAGGTTTGGATCCCATAGGGAGAAGGATAGTCATGGATCTCATATTGGAATTGAAGGCTAACGGTAAAACGGTTTTCTTCAGCACTCACATACTTCCCGATGTCCAAAGGGTGTGTGACAGGGTAGGTGTTATTGTGGGGGGGCGCTTAACAGATATAGTTGAGGGTAAAGATATTGAGAACATAGAAGAGCTATTTCTTGAAAGGGTTAAAGAAGCTGGATTGAAGGAGGTTTTGTGA
- a CDS encoding prepilin-type N-terminal cleavage/methylation domain-containing protein, whose protein sequence is MRDLYQAFAEARKLNRERGFTLIELLVVIAIIAILAAIAIPQFAKYRMRAFNSAAESDLRNLATAEEALYADFQIYGSSENNPLNGLTGTCGNGATLTGPLNGATQTVAGAAVAGTRATDGLVTGVGFGVSANVDIVANTDANCSTYVAAAHHNNGNTEYAKDADSTAIYICRDDTYVGNAAGALPVNPPAPTPDNDDLNGVGCGGLVGWVVQ, encoded by the coding sequence ATGCGAGACCTTTACCAAGCCTTTGCAGAGGCAAGGAAGCTTAACAGGGAGAGGGGTTTCACCCTGATTGAACTCCTCGTTGTCATCGCAATTATCGCCATACTTGCGGCTATAGCCATTCCGCAGTTTGCAAAGTACAGGATGCGGGCATTCAACAGCGCGGCAGAATCAGACCTGAGGAACCTTGCAACCGCTGAAGAAGCTCTGTATGCGGACTTTCAGATATACGGTAGCTCAGAGAATAATCCATTGAATGGATTAACAGGTACCTGTGGTAACGGAGCTACGCTCACGGGTCCGCTGAACGGGGCAACCCAAACCGTTGCAGGCGCTGCTGTTGCAGGAACAAGAGCTACAGATGGTCTTGTTACAGGTGTCGGCTTTGGTGTTAGTGCAAACGTTGATATAGTTGCTAACACGGATGCCAACTGTTCTACATATGTTGCGGCTGCACACCATAACAACGGAAATACCGAGTATGCTAAGGACGCGGATTCAACAGCCATCTATATATGTAGAGACGACACCTACGTTGGAAACGCTGCAGGAGCACTACCTGTTAACCCACCTGCTCCAACTCCAGATAATGATGACCTAAACGGTGTAGGTTGCGGTGGTCTCGTAGGTTGGGTTGTACAGTAA
- the mazG gene encoding nucleoside triphosphate pyrophosphohydrolase, whose amino-acid sequence MEKRTFEELVKVMEELRSKCPWDREQTHESLKKYLIEEAYEVLDAIDSKDDEKLKEELGDLLLQPVFHAQIAKERGAFNIYEVIDNLVKKLIERHPHVFGDANPEEVLKNWEKKKMEGRESVLEGIPKHLPALMRSQKLQDKASQVGFDFTDISQVFEKIEEEINELKESLEKGDRNNIKHEIGDILTAVVELARFVGVDAEEALQEANDRFIRRFSYIEVRAREEGRDLKDMSLEEMDKLWEEGKRKLEGGSQG is encoded by the coding sequence ATGGAGAAGCGCACCTTTGAAGAGCTTGTAAAGGTTATGGAGGAGCTAAGGAGTAAGTGTCCCTGGGATAGGGAGCAAACCCACGAGAGTCTGAAGAAGTACCTCATAGAGGAAGCCTACGAGGTGTTGGATGCCATAGATTCTAAGGACGACGAAAAACTGAAGGAGGAGCTGGGAGACCTTCTACTCCAGCCCGTCTTCCACGCCCAGATAGCTAAGGAGAGGGGTGCCTTTAATATTTATGAGGTTATAGACAATCTGGTAAAGAAACTTATAGAGAGACATCCTCACGTTTTCGGAGATGCAAATCCCGAAGAAGTCTTAAAGAACTGGGAGAAGAAGAAGATGGAAGGAAGGGAAAGCGTTCTGGAAGGTATCCCCAAGCACCTGCCTGCCCTTATGAGGTCCCAGAAGCTCCAGGACAAGGCTTCACAGGTTGGCTTTGACTTCACGGACATATCTCAGGTATTTGAAAAGATAGAGGAGGAGATAAACGAGCTGAAGGAGTCCCTTGAAAAGGGGGACAGGAATAACATTAAACACGAGATAGGAGACATACTCACGGCTGTTGTAGAGCTGGCACGCTTCGTAGGAGTGGACGCGGAGGAAGCCCTGCAGGAGGCAAATGATAGGTTTATAAGAAGGTTCAGCTATATAGAGGTAAGGGCAAGGGAAGAAGGAAGAGACCTAAAGGATATGAGCCTTGAAGAGATGGATAAGTTGTGGGAGGAAGGAAAGAGGAAACTGGAAGGGGGTTCTCAGGGGTAA